A genomic stretch from Ooceraea biroi isolate clonal line C1 chromosome 3, Obir_v5.4, whole genome shotgun sequence includes:
- the LOC105277204 gene encoding uncharacterized protein LOC105277204, producing the protein MGSSPKCAGIWRSMRVKTNADVNPPDCVQEKGHVTRQSSSPRSEHETNSSSESVAYLQKTINDPTSAIVQDQIKANTAKMLVMLASGEQRLITFDLPTDDCTVHDLLEQLSISSGCETVVSLVDDPTLGINYIVETNAVAFGITHDSSDHSDCNFSQETAPILVKGMLALCPHCGYSSLHFNRCERCNTKLTEEVKSIPIEEKKATGMSVDMFYKKNNERKLEKAERDGPTSKRPKGKGKGAASKPKLIHKEPECLTISSDEEEEGRAKKIGNINSDAAVGNANNTFDEEVDTILDKEPIITNSTVSSSYDENSKNNAKNFIRNFGQSIKCA; encoded by the exons ATGGGAAGCTCCCCaaagtgtgctggtatttgGCGAAGTATGCGCGTTAAAACTAATGCAGACGTTAATCCTCCGGATTGCGTACAAGAGAAAGGACATGTAACACGACAGTCTTCCTCGCCACGATCAGAACACGAGACCAACAGCTCGAGTGAGAGCGTCGCTTATCTCCAAAAAACTATTAATGACCCAACAAGCGCCATAGTTCAGGATCAAATTAAAGCAAATACAGCGAAGATGTTAGTAATGTTAGCTAGCGGTGAACAGAGATTGATTACCTTTGATCTACCGACCGATGATTGCACTGTACACGATCTATTAGAACAG ttGAGCATTTCGTCTGGTTGTGAAACAGTAGTCTCCTTGGTGGATGATCCTACACTAGGTATAAACTACATAGTGGAGACAAATGCTGTTGCATTTGGGATAACCCACGATAGCAGTGATCATAGTGATTGTAATTTTTCTCAGGAAACT GCGCCTATTTTGGTCAAGGGAATGCTTGCTCTCTGTCCACACTGCGGCTACAGTTCACTTCACTTCAACCGATGTGAACGatgtaatacaaaattaactGAGGAAGTCAAGTCGATACCCATAGAAGAAAAGAAGGCGACTGGGATGTCTGTCGAT ATGTTCTATAAGAAAAACAACGAGCGAAAATTGGAGAAAGCAGAGCGAGACGGTCCCACGAGCAAGCGACCCAAAGGAAAGGGTAAAGGCGCAGCTTCAAAACCAAAGCTTATTCATAAAGAGCCAG AATGTTTGACGATATCGTCcgacgaggaagaagagggcAGGGCTAAAAAAAtaggaaatataaatagtGATGCAGCCGTAGGCAATGCGAATAACACTTTTGACGAGGAAGTGGATACAATTTTGGATAAAGAACCAATAATTACAAACAGCACGGTTTCTAGTTCATATGATGAAAATAGTAAGAATAACGCAAAAAATTTCATAAGAAATTTTGGTCAGTCAATAAAGTGCGCCTGA
- the LOC105277203 gene encoding RNA polymerase I-specific transcription initiation factor RRN3: MSVVSSRISSVSSILKATGVRDQLIKRSNKVCFKLPKNVKCILYNFQSGSEIKEYENLIHLLQAGSLKDDNLAEFLTDLSQYVSSLGTRHELFIQALLRIDWVNRSPEVISKYKLLLLDLICVQTCHIRTVIHHLVELLKLEGNNAKDEIGEFKNEDVERLDHVHDVLRKILELVPMSDEYVLQCLELQFPYIVHSTYTHRIYIYALLKIMEYTPKQRSNILTLIINKLMILDVNIPRKEVETYDEEEDDDISETANGDDSSTINSDTDKEEAVNPIAHTLDTCMELFLKYMRESCFASGALQIESLRVLYVDVLRIFETIILTTHASRYVQYITFYVCSFKPVVAETFMDWLWRKANNPNVSVVLRQSAACYVSSLCANASFIGLGLVKLAMSKMINWIHDYIARHEYAEYADSDPKPHIVFYSICQAFFHLFVARHRELVALKSGILFLQELDISRIVNCGLNPLKTCDSRIVHNFAEITSTYQLAYCYTIIENNERGQLPVFGIAKQSSALLSTFFPFESYALQRSGQRIVPLLRYNVTDEN, translated from the exons ATGTCAGTGGTATCCTCAAGGATCAGTAGTGTGTCTTCTATACTGAAAGCCACAGGAGTCAGAGACCAGCTGATTAAGCGGTCTAACAAAGTATGCTTTAAACTGCCAAAGAATGTCaagtgtatattatataatttccagAGCGGTAGTGAAATTAAAGAATACGAAAACTTGATACACTTGCTTCAAGCAGGTAGTTTGAAG GATGACAATTTAGCTGAGTTTCTAACTGACCTAAGTCAGTATGTATCCTCTCTAGGCACCAgacatgaattatttattcaagccCTCCTTCGGATCGACTGGGTAAACAGATCGCCAGAGGTGATTTCCAAATACAAGCTCCTTTTGCTGGATTTGATATGTGTCCAAACCTGTCACATAAGAACTGTGATACATCATCTAGTTGAATTGTTGAAGCTAG AAGGTAACAATGCGAAAGACGAAATTGGCGAGTTCAAAAATGAGGACGTAGAGAGGCTGGATCACGTGCACGATGTGTTACGCAAAATTTTGGAATTGGTGCCAAT gtCCGACGAGTACGTGTTGCAGTGTCTCGAGTTGCAGTTTCCGTACATAGTGCACAGCACCTACACGCACCGAATTTACATCTACGCGTTATTGAAGATAATGGAGTACACGCCTAAACAGAGATCAAACATCTTGaccttaattattaacaa GCTGATGATACTGGACGTTAACATACCCCGCAAAGAAGTGGAGACGTAtgacgaggaggaagacgaTGATATCAGCGAGACGGCTAACGGTGACGATTCGTCTACAATAAATAGCGATACAGATAAAGAGGAAGCCGTTAATCCGATCGCACATACGTTAGACACGTGCATGGAGTTATTTCTTAAGTACATGCGCGAGTCCTGTTTCGCAAGCGGCGCTTTGCAGATAGAATCCCTGAGAGTACTATACGTCGATGTGCTCCGGATATTCGAAACGATAATACTGACCACGCACGCCAGTCGGTACGTGCAATATATCACGTTCTACGTTTGCAGTTTCAAACCTGTAGTCGCGGAGACGTTCATGGATTGGCTGTGGCGCAAAGCGAACAATCCCAACGTATCGGTGGTTCTGCGGCAGTCAGCTGCTTGCTACGTGTCTAGCTTGTGCGCCAACGCCTCGTTCATCGGTCTCGG ACTAGTGAAACTGGCGATGTCGAAAATGATTAACTGGATCCACGATTATATCGCTAGGCACGAGTATGCGGAATACGCCGACAGCGATCCGAAGCCGCACATTGTCTTTTATTCCATTTGCCAAGCGTTCTTTCATCTGTTCGTCGCGAGGCACCGGGAGCTCGTTGCCTTGAAGAGCG GCATATTGTTCCTGCAGGAACTCGATATATCGAGGATCGTAAATTGCGGACTAAATCCGTTGAAGACGTGCGATTCCCGGATAGTCCACAATTTTGCTGAAATCACGAGTACATACCAACTCGCCTACTGTTACACCATAATCGAGAACAACGAGCGCGGTCAGCTGCCCGTTTTCGGAATAGCGAAACAATCATCTGCTTTGCTCTCGACGTTTTTCCCCTTCGAGTCTTACGCGTTACAGCGCAGTGGGCAAAGAATAGTTCCTTTACTTCGGTATAACGTAACGGATGAGAATTGA